A DNA window from Helianthus annuus cultivar XRQ/B chromosome 15, HanXRQr2.0-SUNRISE, whole genome shotgun sequence contains the following coding sequences:
- the LOC110911181 gene encoding potassium transporter 8, with translation MYKKWVFLGSKMDIEGRNQKGHPIKKESWRTVMSLAYQSLGIVYGDLSTSPLYVYKSAFAEDIQHSESNEEIYGVLSFVFWTLTLIPLLKYVFIVLRADDNGEGGTFALYTLLCRHARVSTLPNGQLADEELYEYRKDEISSGYRDFGFSLKSVLEKYKILQKVLLVLALLGTCMVIGDGVLTPAISVFSAVSGLELSMSREHHQYVEVPVACVILVLLFCLQHYGTHRVGFLFAPIVIMWLLCISAIGVYNIFYWNPQVFQALSPYYMYKFLKKTKIGGWMSLGGILLCITGSEAMYADLGHFSQLSIKMAFTFVVYPSLILAYMGQAAYLSKHHILETDYRIGFYVSVPEKLRWPVLGIAILAAVVGSQAIITGTFSIIKQCSALGCFPRVKIIHTSPTNKHGQIYIPEINWTLMLLCLAVTIGFRDTKHISNAAGLAVITVMLVTTCLMSLVMVLCWQKSVFLAIGFMFFFGSIEMLYFSASLIKFREGAWVPVVLSCIFLVIMFVWHYGTIKKYEFDVQNKVSINWLLSLGPTLGIMRVRGIGLIHTELVSGIPAIFSHFVTNLPAFHQVVVFLCVKSVPVPHVRPEERFLVGRIGPKEYRLYRCIARYGYRDVNMDDVEFEKDLICCVAEFIRTERANASDGNGANDVPEDSDNDGKMSVVGTASTNVEGSIQICDDENGLSTEHKEITVAVTSPVPRKRVRFVVPESPQMERGVREELRELMEAREAGIAFIRGHCYVKAKSGSGLMKRFVINFGYDLLRRNSRGPTNGLSFPQASTLEVGMVYQV, from the exons ATGTACAAAAAATGGGTCTTTTTAGGTTCTAAGATGGATATTGAAGGCAGAAACCAAAAAGGTCATCCAATTAAG AAAGAATCATGGAGGACAGTGATGAGTTTAGCTTATCAAAGTTTAGGAATTGTTTATGGTGATTTAAGCACTTCACCTTTGTATGTATACAAAAGTGCTTTTGCAGAAGACATACAACATTCAGAGTCTAATGAAGAGATATATGGTGTTTTATCTTTTGTCTTCTGGACATTAACTTTAATCCCACTTCTAAAATATGTGTTTATAGTTCTTAGAGCTGATGACAATGGTGAGGGGGGTACTTTTGCTTTGTATACATTGTTATGTCGTCATGCTCGCGTCAGCACTTTGCCCAATGGGCAGCTTGCTGATGAAGAGCTTTATGAGTATAGAAAAGATGAAATCAGTTCTGGTTATAGGGATTTTGGGTTCAGTTTGAAATCAGTTTTGGAGAAATATAAAATCTTGCAGAAAGTTTTGCTTGTTTTGGCTTTGCTTGGTACTTGTATGGTCATTGGTGATGGCGTTCTTACTCCGGCTATCTCGG TTTTCTCTGCTGTTTCTGGGCTTGAGCTTTCTATGTCAAGAGAGCACCATCAAT ATGTGGAAGTCCCGGTTGCTTGCGTCATATTGGTGCTCCTGTTTTGCCTCCAACATTACGGGACCCACCGTGTAGGGTTCTTGTTTGCACCTATCGTGATCATGTGGCTTCTGTGCATCAGCGCCATCGGAGTTTACAACATTTTTTACTGGAACCCACAAGTTTTTCAAGCGTTATCGCCTTATTACATGTACAAGTTTCTTAAGAAGACAAAAATAGGAGGATGGATGTCGTTGGGTGGGATCTTGTTGTGTATAACAG GCTCAGAGGCCATGTATGCTGATCTTGGTCATTTCTCACAGTTATCTATCAAG ATGGCTTTTACGTTTGTGGTTTACCCATCCTTGATTCTTGCTTACATGGGCCAAGCCGCGTATCTTTCAAAGCATCACATTCTTGAAACCGACTACCGCATCGGTTTCTACGTATCCGTTCCCG AAAAGTTAAGATGGCCGGTTCTTGGAATCGCGATACTTGCTGCGGTTGTCGGAAGCCAAGCGATCATCACCGGAACGTTTTCTATTATCAAACAGTGTTCGGCATTGGGTTGTTTCCCGAGGGTCAAAATAATCCACACGTCGCCTACTAATAAGCACGGTCAAATATACATTCCCGAGATCAATTGGACTTTGATGCTCCTATGTTTAGCCGTCACAATCGGTTTTCGTGACACCAAACATATAAGCAATGCAGCAG GTTTGGCGGTTATCACGGTTATGTTGGTCACGACCTGCTTAATGTCGCTTGTAATGGTTTTATGCTGGCAAAAAAGTGTATTCTTGGCTATCGGGTTCATGTTCTTCTTTGGTTCGATAGAAATGCTGTACTTCTCGGCATCCTTGATAAAGTTTCGCGAAGGTGCGTGGGTCCCGGTCGTCCTCTCATGCATCTTTCTAGTCATCATGTTTGTGTGGCACTATGGAACGATAAAAAAGTACGAGTTCGATGTTCAAAACAAAGTTTCAATCAATTGGCTCCTCAGCTTGGGCCCTACTCTCGGCATCATGCGGGTCCGTGGGATCGGACTCATACACACCGAGCTCGTTTCGGGGATCCCCGCCATTTTCTCACATTTCGTCACAAACCTCCCAGCGTTTCACCAAGTTGTCGTATTCCTCTGTGTGAAGTCGGTCCCCGTGCCTCACGTAAGGCCCGAGGAGCGGTTTCTAGTCGGAAGGATCGGCCCGAAGGAATACAGACTGTATCGGTGCATAGCAAGATACGGGTACCGTGATGTCAACATGGACGATGTTGAGTTCGAGAAAGATCTCATTTGCTGCGTAGCCGAGTTCATTCGTACGGAACGTGCCAATGCTTCCGACGGTAACGGCGCTAATGATGTGCCCGAAGACTCTGATAACGACGGGAAGATGTCGGTTGTGGGGACCGCTTCCACCAACGTAGAAGGGAGTATACAGATATGTGACGACGAAAACGGGCTTTCAACTGAACATAAAGAGATAACAGTTGCGGTTACATCACCCGTTCCGAGAAAGCGGGTGAGGTTTGTCGTGCCCGAGAGCCCGCAAATGGAAAGAGGTGTGAGAGAAGAGTTGCGGGAACTTATGGAGGCCCGAGAAGCCGGGATAGCTTTTATTCGGGGACATTGTTACGTAAAGGCGAAAAGCGGGTCGGGTTTGATGAAAAGGTTTGTGATAAATTTTGGGTATGATCTTTTAAGAAGGAATTCTAGAGGCCCAACAAATGGCTTGAGCTTCCCTCAAGCATCTACCCTAGAGGTTGGGATGGTGTACCAAGTTTGA